One segment of Streptomyces sp. NA02950 DNA contains the following:
- a CDS encoding RDD family protein, translating into MDKRQAIGSWLSGPRAAAEDMGVDMGGHRGQALGLPESGPGAIAPLGRRFGALFIDWGLCVLVGWPLSGGDMRATSNWALAVFVVLSILTVGTVGATPGKLLLRLRVIGEGGVRLTLPRAVLRSVLLALVIPAVVWDRDTRGLHDRLSRSVQIRT; encoded by the coding sequence GTGGACAAGAGGCAAGCAATCGGATCGTGGCTTTCCGGGCCCCGTGCCGCCGCCGAGGACATGGGCGTCGACATGGGCGGCCACCGGGGCCAGGCGCTGGGGCTGCCCGAGAGCGGACCGGGTGCCATCGCGCCGCTCGGGCGCCGCTTCGGGGCGCTCTTCATCGACTGGGGGCTGTGCGTGCTGGTCGGCTGGCCGCTGTCCGGCGGCGACATGAGGGCTACGTCGAACTGGGCGCTCGCCGTCTTCGTCGTGCTGAGCATCCTGACCGTGGGCACCGTTGGCGCCACCCCCGGCAAGCTGCTGCTGAGGCTGCGGGTCATCGGCGAGGGCGGGGTGCGGCTCACCCTGCCGCGGGCCGTGCTGCGCAGTGTGCTGCTCGCGCTGGTCATTCCCGCCGTGGTCTGGGACCGGGACACCCGCGGACTGCACGACCGGCTTTCCCGTTCCGTGCAGATCCGGACCTAG
- a CDS encoding DUF4191 domain-containing protein — protein sequence MARKETSENPGRLKQIALTYKMTKRVDSKIGLVVAGVGIVTFGVLLAIGFWIGHPIFLGILGFVLAFLAMAIVFGRRAERAAFGQMEGQPGAAAAVLENVGRGWSVTPAVAMNRSQDVIHRAVGKAGIVLVGEGNPNRLKSMLAAEKKKMARIVADVPVHDVIVGSGEGQVEIKKLRTTLLKLPRVLPGAQVTVVNDRLRALGDLMSNMPIPKGPMPKGMRMPKGR from the coding sequence ATGGCGAGGAAGGAAACATCCGAGAACCCCGGGCGGCTGAAGCAGATCGCCCTGACCTACAAGATGACCAAGCGGGTCGACTCCAAGATCGGCCTTGTCGTCGCCGGCGTGGGGATCGTCACCTTCGGTGTCCTCCTCGCGATCGGCTTCTGGATCGGCCACCCGATCTTCCTGGGCATCCTGGGCTTTGTCCTGGCCTTCCTCGCGATGGCGATCGTTTTCGGCCGCCGGGCCGAGCGTGCGGCCTTCGGACAGATGGAGGGCCAGCCAGGCGCGGCGGCCGCCGTTCTGGAGAACGTGGGACGCGGCTGGTCGGTGACGCCCGCGGTGGCCATGAACCGCAGCCAGGACGTCATCCACCGGGCCGTGGGCAAGGCGGGCATCGTGCTGGTGGGCGAGGGCAACCCGAACCGGCTGAAGAGCATGCTGGCGGCCGAGAAGAAGAAGATGGCGCGCATCGTGGCGGACGTCCCGGTGCACGATGTGATCGTGGGCTCCGGCGAGGGCCAGGTCGAGATCAAGAAGCTCCGCACCACGCTGCTGAAGCTGCCCCGGGTGCTGCCGGGCGCGCAGGTGACGGTGGTCAACGACCGGCTCCGGGCGCTGGGCGACCTGATGAGCAACATGCCGATCCCGAAGGGTCCGATGCCCAAGGGCATGCGGATGCCGAAGGGACGCTGA